Proteins from one Bos taurus isolate L1 Dominette 01449 registration number 42190680 breed Hereford chromosome 7, ARS-UCD2.0, whole genome shotgun sequence genomic window:
- the OR2B11 gene encoding olfactory receptor family 2 subfamily B member 11, whose protein sequence is MRSDNQSIWGDPLKDFILLGVSDRPWLELPLFVVLLVSYVLAMLGNISIILVSRLDPQLHSPMYIFLSHLSFLDLCYTTTTVPQMLVNMGSSSKTISYSGCTVQYAIFHWLGCTECIILAAMALDRYVAICEPLRYTIIMHRPLCQQLVAVAWLSGFGNSLVQVVLTVQLPFCGRQVLNNFFCEVPAMIKLSCTDTAVNDTTLAVLVAFFVLVPLALILLSYGFIVRAVFRIQSSKGRHKAFGTCSSHVVVVSLFYLPAIYMYLQPPSSYSQEQGKFISLFYSIITPTLNPFIYTLRNKDVKGALRRLLARIWRFCIRYRPEMW, encoded by the coding sequence ATGAGAAGTGACAACCAAAGCATTTGGGGGGATCCCCTTAAGGACTTCATCCTTCTGGGTGTTTCTGACAGGCCATGGCTGGAACTCCCTCTCTTTGTGGTCCTCCTAGTGTCCTATGTGCTGGCCATGTTggggaacatttccatcatcttgGTGTCCCGCCTGGATCCCCAGCTCCACAGCCCCATGTACATCTTCCTTAGCCACCTCTCCTTCCTGGACCTCTGCTATACCACCACCACTGTTCCTCAGATGCTGGTCAACATGGGCAGCTCCAGCAAGACCATCAGCTACAGTGGATGCACAGTACAGTATGCAATTTTCCACTGGTTGGGATGCACTGAGTGCATCATTTTGGCAGCCATGGCCCTGGACCGCTACGTGGCCATTTGCGAGCCCCTCCGATATACCATTATCATGCACCGCCCTTTATGCCAGCAGCTAGTGGCTGTGGCCTGGCTCAGTGGCTTTGGCAACTCCCTCGTTCAAGTGGTCCTGACAGTGCAGTTGCCTTTCTGTGGGCGACAGGTGTTAAATAACTTCTTCTGTGAAGTGCCAGCCATGATCAAGCTATCATGTACTGACACAGCCGTGAATGACACCACACTGGCGGTGCTGGTGGCCTTCTTTGTGCTGGTCCCCCTGGCTCTCATCCTTCTCTCCTATGGCTTCATTGTCCGTGCAGTGTTCAGAATTCAGTCCTCCAAGGGTCGGCACAAAGCCTTTGGGACCTGTTCTTCCCACGTGGTGGTGGTCTCCCTCTTCTACCTACCTGCCATCTACATGTACCTGCAACCTCCTTCCAGCTACTCCCAAGAGCAGGGCAAATTTATCTCCCTCTTCTATTCCATTATCACCCCCACCCTCAATCCCTTCATCTATACCCTAAGGAACAAGGATGTGAAGGGTGCTTTGAGAAGACTTCTGGCAAGGATCTGGAGGTTCTGCATAAGGTACAGACCTGAGATGTGGTAG
- the OR2W53 gene encoding olfactory receptor family 2 subfamily W member 53 encodes MGRDNDSYHQAFILVGFSDRPQLEIILFAFILIFYILTLVGNTAIILLSIVDSRLHTPMYFFLGNLSFLDLCFTTSIVPQLLWNLWGPEKTITYHGCVAQLYIYMVLGSTECVLLAVMSYDRYVAVCRPLHYTVGMHSHLCLQLVAVAWCCGFLNSFVMCPQTMHLSRCGRREVDHFLCEMPALIAMSCEDTMLVEALAFVLGVALLLVPLSLILISYGMITVAVLRIKSAAGRKKAFNTCSSHLTVVILFYGTIIYMYLQPANSYSQDQGKFLTLFYTIVTPSVNPLIYTLRNKDVKGAMRKLLGCEKENKET; translated from the coding sequence ATGGGAAGGGACAATGACAGCTACCATCAGGCATTCATCTTGGTGGGCTTTTCTGACCGGCCTCAACTGGAAATAATTCTCTTTGCTTTTATCTTGATCTTCTACATCCTGACTCTAGTAGGCAACACAGCCATCATTCTCTTGTCTATCGTGGACTCCAGGCtccacacacccatgtacttCTTTCTTGGGAACCTATCTTTCTTGGACCTCTGCTTTACAACGAGCATTGTTCCCCAGCTGCTGTGGAACCTTTGGGGTCCAGAGAAGACTATCACCTACCATGGCTGTGTGGCCCAACTCTATATCTATATGGTGCTGGGCTCAACTGAGTGTGTTCTCCTAGCTGTCATGTCCTACGACCGCTACGTGGCTGTCTGCCGGCCACTGCACTACACTGTGGGCATGCACTCACATCTCTGCCTGCAACTGGTGGCTGTGGCCTGGTGCTGTGGCTTTCTAAACTCCTTTGTTATGTGTCCCCAGACGATGCATCTGTCCCGATGTGGGCGTCGCGAGGTGGACCACTTTCTGTGTGAGATGCCTGCTCTTATTGCCATGTCCTGTGAAGACACAATGCTGGTGGAAGCACTTGCCTTTGTCCTGGGGGTTGCTCTTCTCCTGGTGCCCCTTTCTCTGATCCTCATCTCCTATGGCATGATCACTGTTGCTGTGCTGAGGATCAAGTCAGCAGCAGGGCGCAAGAAGGCTTTCAACACCTGCTCATCTCACCTAACAGTGGTCATTCTCTTCTATGGAACCATCATTTACATGTACCTGCAGCCAGCCAACAGCTACTCCCAAGATCAGGGCAAGTTCCTCACTCTCTTCTATACCATTGTCACTCCCAGTGTCAACCCCCTCATCTATACTTTAAGGAACAAAGATGTGAAAGGGGCAATGAGGAAACTCTTGGGGTGCGAGAAAGAGAATAAGGAAACCTAA